In the genome of Burkholderia diffusa, one region contains:
- a CDS encoding SOS response-associated peptidase family protein, whose protein sequence is MCTNDRAPHEDFEIRELHIEPFSDLYRRFPWKPEIYQDYDAPIVGYVGGQFKPLIAGFGFWPRALQKANVEKAKEQGKKPPIIRSTMNVRDDNLGKSPLYGPAWRAGRRCLIPADWIYEPCYETGANVWHRIGLAGWRQLCVAGIWRTLQGPDGTEHHTMSMITVSGEGHRIFSRMHKPGDEKRAVVILRPGDWEEWLTTPNVEAARSMLQLYSADDMAAEPAGLE, encoded by the coding sequence ATGTGTACGAACGACCGGGCACCGCATGAGGACTTCGAGATTCGCGAACTCCATATCGAACCATTCAGCGACCTGTATCGTCGCTTTCCGTGGAAGCCCGAGATCTACCAAGACTATGACGCGCCGATCGTCGGCTACGTCGGCGGGCAATTCAAGCCGCTGATCGCGGGCTTCGGCTTTTGGCCGCGCGCGCTGCAGAAGGCCAATGTCGAGAAGGCGAAGGAGCAGGGCAAGAAGCCCCCAATCATCCGCAGCACGATGAACGTGCGCGACGACAACCTCGGCAAGTCGCCGCTATACGGTCCGGCGTGGCGCGCCGGCCGACGCTGCCTGATTCCGGCTGACTGGATCTATGAGCCTTGTTACGAGACAGGGGCGAACGTGTGGCATCGGATCGGCCTAGCCGGTTGGCGCCAGCTGTGCGTCGCCGGTATTTGGCGAACTCTACAGGGCCCAGACGGCACCGAGCATCACACAATGTCTATGATCACGGTTAGCGGGGAAGGGCATCGGATCTTTTCCCGAATGCACAAACCCGGCGACGAGAAGCGGGCCGTTGTGATCTTGCGGCCAGGCGACTGGGAGGAATGGCTGACGACGCCGAACGTCGAGGCCGCACGGTCGATGCTGCAGCTGTACTCGGCGGACGACATGGCTGCGGAGCCGGCGGGTTTAGAGTAG
- a CDS encoding helix-turn-helix domain-containing protein: MARKFDELRAKMSPAARARADKRAGEMLREIRLAEARQLVGLSQKDVAAALSVNQPAVAKLEKRGDMLVSTAREYVAALGGSLRLVAQLPQSTGEPQSTVEPQPWVEIVLAGNTSPRVPEALAASLQCSRWLASHEHSNDRHTVNIVIARPEAKFVRCGVGTVRGTASATATNSTWAASAAPSSFRSNVYMHPARPEQTCHA, translated from the coding sequence ATGGCTCGTAAATTTGATGAATTGCGCGCCAAGATGTCGCCCGCTGCAAGGGCGCGCGCTGATAAGCGGGCGGGTGAGATGCTGCGCGAAATCAGGCTTGCAGAAGCACGGCAGCTAGTCGGCCTTTCTCAAAAAGACGTTGCCGCCGCGCTGAGCGTCAATCAGCCAGCTGTTGCGAAACTTGAGAAGCGGGGAGACATGCTTGTTTCGACCGCTCGTGAGTATGTTGCAGCACTAGGAGGATCGTTACGGCTTGTCGCCCAGTTGCCGCAATCGACGGGTGAGCCGCAATCGACAGTTGAACCGCAACCTTGGGTCGAAATCGTACTCGCCGGAAACACAAGCCCCAGAGTTCCTGAGGCACTGGCCGCGTCCCTCCAATGTTCGCGCTGGCTAGCTTCGCACGAGCACTCAAATGATCGTCATACGGTCAATATCGTGATTGCTCGACCGGAAGCGAAGTTTGTTCGTTGTGGAGTCGGCACTGTCCGCGGGACGGCGAGCGCCACGGCTACAAATTCGACGTGGGCGGCGTCTGCCGCCCCTTCGAGCTTTCGCTCCAATGTTTACATGCATCCTGCCCGTCCTGAGCAGACATGTCACGCATAA
- a CDS encoding DUF4123 domain-containing protein: MTGNSIEAFYLMRQQQLTMQAHLYALVDGLLFEDAAGGSPPQRSQAAVALFDGTPDASLADAGPWLLDYERATGNVRRSLSVMAGGSAGVSWLISAYPIESLADELRGRLDARLPDGRTALLRFYDARVMADIASLMEFTQRMQFFVPTFNWLIEVNGKLKGVHPHA, translated from the coding sequence ATGACCGGCAATTCGATCGAAGCGTTCTACTTAATGCGGCAACAACAGTTGACCATGCAGGCGCACTTGTACGCCCTCGTCGACGGCCTCCTGTTCGAGGACGCTGCCGGCGGATCGCCCCCCCAGCGATCGCAGGCAGCCGTAGCGCTATTCGACGGCACACCGGACGCATCGCTGGCCGATGCGGGTCCGTGGCTGCTCGACTACGAGCGTGCGACCGGCAACGTGCGACGCTCGCTATCCGTGATGGCGGGCGGCTCGGCGGGTGTGTCCTGGCTGATCAGCGCATATCCAATTGAATCGCTCGCCGACGAGCTGCGTGGCCGGCTCGACGCGCGCTTGCCTGATGGCCGAACAGCCCTCCTCCGGTTCTACGATGCCCGTGTCATGGCCGACATTGCATCGCTGATGGAGTTCACGCAGCGCATGCAGTTCTTTGTCCCGACATTCAATTGGCTTATCGAAGTGAATGGAAAACTGAAGGGAGTGCACCCGCATGCTTGA
- a CDS encoding acyl-homoserine-lactone synthase, translating to MRTFVHEEGRLPHELAADLGRYRRRVFVEQLGWALPSANESFERDQFDRDDTVYVFARNTGGEVCGCARLLPTTRPYLLKSLFADLLAEDVALPQSAAVWELSRFAATGDESGAGNAEWAVRPMLAAVVECAAQLGARQLIGVTFASMERLFRRIGVHAHRAGPPKQVDGRLVVACWIDIDPQTFASLGIEPGRAARQAIAA from the coding sequence ATGCGGACCTTCGTTCACGAGGAAGGGCGGTTGCCACACGAACTTGCAGCGGATCTCGGGCGCTATCGGCGCCGCGTTTTCGTCGAACAGCTCGGTTGGGCGCTCCCGTCGGCGAACGAAAGTTTCGAGCGCGACCAGTTCGATCGCGACGACACCGTCTACGTGTTCGCGAGAAACACTGGCGGCGAAGTGTGCGGATGTGCGCGCCTGTTGCCGACCACACGCCCGTATCTGCTGAAGTCGCTGTTCGCCGACCTGCTCGCCGAGGACGTCGCGCTGCCGCAATCGGCAGCTGTCTGGGAGCTGTCGCGGTTCGCGGCGACCGGCGACGAAAGCGGCGCAGGCAATGCCGAGTGGGCCGTCCGCCCGATGCTCGCTGCGGTCGTCGAATGCGCGGCGCAGCTGGGCGCGCGGCAGTTGATCGGCGTGACGTTCGCGAGCATGGAGAGGCTGTTCCGCCGGATCGGCGTGCACGCGCACCGGGCAGGCCCCCCGAAACAGGTGGATGGCCGTCTGGTTGTCGCGTGCTGGATCGACATCGATCCGCAAACGTTTGCTTCACTTGGAATTGAGCCGGGACGGGCCGCCCGGCAGGCCATCGCCGCCTGA
- a CDS encoding PAAR domain-containing protein: MARAMICVGDTTTHGGRVLEGSANATIDGKPIAGVGHKVLCPQCKGVFPILPATGRRYPHQIAGRETAIEGMKTACGATLIASQSSATLDDVGAGEASTGSAVATAASALAPSPTLCLECLKSAAENAATMIARG; this comes from the coding sequence ATGGCCCGAGCCATGATCTGCGTCGGCGACACGACGACGCACGGCGGTCGCGTGCTGGAGGGCAGCGCGAACGCGACGATTGACGGAAAGCCCATTGCAGGCGTCGGCCACAAGGTACTTTGCCCGCAATGCAAGGGCGTCTTCCCAATCCTGCCCGCCACCGGACGACGCTACCCGCATCAAATCGCAGGCCGGGAAACGGCGATCGAAGGCATGAAAACCGCATGCGGCGCAACGCTGATTGCCTCGCAGTCGTCTGCGACGCTCGACGACGTCGGAGCAGGCGAGGCATCGACCGGCAGCGCAGTGGCAACTGCCGCTTCCGCGTTGGCCCCTTCGCCGACGCTCTGCCTCGAATGCCTGAAGTCGGCAGCCGAGAATGCCGCAACGATGATCGCTCGCGGGTAG
- a CDS encoding VOC family protein: MPGLRIARPFASLARAERIYQDAFELSLLTRFHDHDGFSGARLEPEGPDRHFECTHCLAGPVAPSPAEDLIVCYLSDRLASKTACARAAAHGFLRVTSINSYGMHPEWR; encoded by the coding sequence ATGCCCGGCCTGCGCATCGCGCGCCCCTTCGCCAGCCTCGCCAGAGCCGAACGTATCTACCAAGACGCATTCGAGCTTTCGCTACTCACACGCTTCCACGATCACGACGGTTTCTCCGGCGCGAGGCTGGAACCCGAAGGACCCGACCGTCACTTCGAATGCACGCACTGTCTGGCGGGTCCGGTCGCCCCGTCGCCGGCTGAAGATCTGATCGTCTGCTATCTATCCGACCGCCTGGCATCGAAAACCGCATGCGCACGCGCCGCCGCACACGGCTTCTTGCGTGTGACGTCGATCAATTCGTATGGGATGCATCCGGAGTGGCGTTGA
- a CDS encoding RelA/SpoT domain-containing protein → MAWVEPEFSRERVNAAGRRLVEGVVFREDREHIQFADLNEYLDATMIMSNWRASHQFPLNTFKINLRDRAIRIDDAAFVAQRLKRATSIIDKLKRFPRMRLSQMQDIGGCRAVLSSLEQVNQLRASIKGSRIKHRLVNEKDYIITPKEDGYRGIHLIYRYVSDKKETYNNHSIEI, encoded by the coding sequence ATGGCGTGGGTCGAGCCGGAATTTTCACGTGAGCGAGTCAATGCTGCAGGTCGTCGGCTCGTCGAAGGTGTTGTATTTCGCGAAGATCGCGAACACATCCAATTCGCGGATCTCAATGAATACCTTGATGCAACCATGATCATGTCCAACTGGCGCGCCTCGCACCAGTTCCCCCTCAATACATTCAAGATAAATCTGCGAGATCGCGCAATTAGGATCGACGACGCAGCATTTGTCGCACAGCGCCTTAAGCGTGCAACGTCGATTATAGATAAATTGAAACGATTTCCTCGCATGCGACTCTCTCAAATGCAGGACATCGGTGGGTGCAGAGCCGTTTTATCATCACTGGAACAAGTCAATCAACTGCGCGCATCGATAAAAGGAAGCCGAATTAAGCATCGACTGGTGAATGAAAAAGACTACATAATCACACCAAAAGAAGACGGATATCGCGGAATACATTTGATTTATCGCTATGTCAGCGACAAGAAGGAGACATACAACAATCATTCGATTGAAATTTAG
- a CDS encoding class I SAM-dependent DNA methyltransferase, protein MTPEKFIETWKDNSLSEKGGAQPHFEDLCRLLSVDPPREYGEYCYEQDLEKMLGGKGFADVWKRGCFAWENKGPRKDLGPALMQLKNYSGALDNPPVLIVCNRERIEIHPCFTGYPSTPRVIQLEDIGNPANMQALRWLFSPTDVYKLRPLKSNAAITADAAAEFAKVAASMRRRGLDNQQVAHFLIQCIFCMYAEDEWLLHRGESDNPKIFAGLLKSAHGNTDRARTRIASLFTAMQKPNGQYGNDDIAWFNGGLFKVIDVPELQPEDLTALLKASEDLDWRAIDPTIFGTLFERGLDPSSRAPLGAHYTDVATIEKLVRPLVTKPLTDEWEAAKVTLAKGKGKGKRSESYKAAVATYQGYLERLRNFRVLDPACGSGNFLYLAMRALKDLEHTAQIDAELMGFGRQIAIEAGPANVLGFEINEYAAELARVTVWIGDIQWCKANGRPIAENPILRSLDGIQHRDALMTSTGQRAEWPEADVILGNPPFLGDRKMIRELGEKYTLALRELYAGDVPGGADLVCYWFYKGREQIETGRAKLAGFVATNSIRGGANRKVVDAIATNLTIFNAWSDEPWVNEGAAVRVSLVVFAKNPPQGGSVLNGEAVSGINSDLTAGGADSETFDLTRVKRLPENQGASFIGTQKNGPFDVAGELAREWMILPNPNGKPNTDVIRPWANGLDITRRPSDTWVIDFDKMSFEDASLYEKPFEYVEEHVKPTRVNLRRDWHRTHWWCHGDPRPAMKRKIAQLSRCILTPRVSKHRVFAWFSSIVLPDSAVVAIARSDDTMFGILHSRFHELWSLRLGTALEDRPRYTPSSTFETFPFPAGLSPSDTEGEDTVEGDLRLPPVSADALPVARTIALAAQRLNSLRENWLNPTDWVVREPEILKGYPERVVAAPNRATELAKRTLTNLYNLNPPWLRSAHEALDKAVASAYGWMDYGPEMNEGEILRRLAGLNASRSKSSGSVSATAATLVENEED, encoded by the coding sequence ATGACACCAGAGAAGTTCATCGAGACTTGGAAGGACAATTCCCTGAGCGAGAAGGGAGGCGCACAACCTCACTTTGAAGACCTTTGTCGGCTGCTGTCGGTCGATCCGCCACGGGAATATGGAGAATACTGCTACGAGCAGGACCTTGAAAAAATGCTCGGTGGCAAGGGTTTCGCTGACGTTTGGAAACGCGGCTGTTTTGCGTGGGAAAATAAGGGCCCGCGGAAGGACCTCGGCCCCGCGCTAATGCAACTTAAGAACTATTCTGGGGCGCTTGACAACCCACCGGTTCTAATTGTCTGCAACCGGGAGCGAATCGAGATTCACCCTTGCTTTACGGGATACCCAAGCACGCCTCGCGTCATTCAGCTTGAGGACATCGGCAATCCCGCAAACATGCAGGCCTTGCGCTGGCTGTTTTCCCCGACGGACGTTTACAAGCTACGCCCACTGAAGTCCAACGCTGCAATCACCGCCGACGCAGCAGCGGAGTTTGCGAAGGTAGCAGCATCAATGCGCCGGCGCGGTCTGGATAACCAGCAGGTCGCACACTTTCTGATTCAATGCATTTTCTGCATGTACGCAGAAGATGAATGGCTACTGCATAGGGGAGAGAGCGACAACCCGAAGATCTTTGCCGGACTTCTAAAGAGCGCACACGGCAACACGGATCGCGCACGCACGCGAATCGCATCGCTGTTCACGGCCATGCAGAAGCCGAACGGGCAGTACGGAAACGACGACATCGCCTGGTTCAACGGCGGCCTTTTCAAGGTCATTGATGTCCCCGAGCTGCAGCCGGAGGACCTGACTGCGCTGCTCAAAGCCTCGGAAGACCTGGACTGGCGCGCCATTGACCCGACGATTTTTGGCACGCTGTTTGAACGTGGCCTCGACCCGTCCTCACGGGCTCCGCTGGGTGCCCATTACACAGACGTCGCAACTATTGAAAAGCTCGTCCGTCCGTTGGTGACCAAACCGCTGACAGACGAGTGGGAAGCCGCGAAAGTCACCCTTGCGAAAGGAAAAGGGAAGGGAAAGCGAAGCGAATCCTACAAGGCTGCCGTCGCTACATATCAAGGCTACCTTGAACGGCTTCGGAACTTCCGTGTGCTTGATCCAGCGTGTGGCTCGGGAAACTTCCTGTATCTAGCCATGAGGGCGCTCAAAGATCTTGAGCACACCGCGCAGATCGACGCCGAACTCATGGGATTTGGTCGTCAGATCGCGATTGAGGCTGGGCCTGCGAACGTACTGGGATTCGAAATCAATGAGTACGCCGCCGAACTGGCGAGGGTAACCGTGTGGATCGGCGATATCCAGTGGTGCAAGGCCAACGGCCGTCCAATCGCAGAAAACCCGATCCTTCGCTCTCTCGATGGGATCCAGCATCGCGACGCGCTCATGACGAGCACCGGTCAGCGGGCTGAATGGCCCGAGGCGGATGTCATCCTAGGGAATCCGCCCTTCCTAGGCGACCGGAAGATGATCCGGGAGCTTGGGGAGAAGTACACATTAGCACTTCGGGAGCTTTATGCGGGCGACGTGCCCGGTGGCGCGGACCTCGTGTGTTACTGGTTCTACAAAGGTCGAGAGCAGATTGAAACAGGGCGCGCCAAACTCGCTGGGTTTGTTGCAACCAATTCGATCCGAGGCGGGGCCAATCGCAAGGTTGTGGATGCAATAGCTACCAACCTGACCATTTTCAATGCGTGGAGTGACGAGCCTTGGGTTAATGAGGGCGCCGCGGTGCGAGTGTCGCTGGTCGTCTTCGCGAAAAACCCGCCCCAAGGCGGCTCAGTGTTGAATGGGGAAGCTGTTTCAGGCATTAATTCGGATCTCACTGCTGGCGGCGCAGATTCTGAGACGTTCGACCTCACGCGGGTCAAGCGACTGCCAGAAAATCAAGGTGCCTCCTTCATAGGAACGCAGAAGAATGGCCCGTTCGATGTTGCGGGCGAACTCGCGCGTGAGTGGATGATATTGCCCAATCCAAACGGCAAACCCAACACTGATGTGATCCGGCCATGGGCGAATGGTTTGGACATTACCCGACGCCCCTCGGATACGTGGGTCATCGACTTTGACAAAATGTCGTTTGAGGACGCAAGTCTCTACGAAAAGCCGTTCGAATATGTCGAGGAGCACGTCAAACCGACTCGCGTGAATTTGCGGCGCGACTGGCACCGAACACACTGGTGGTGTCACGGGGACCCTCGGCCCGCGATGAAGCGCAAGATTGCTCAATTGTCGCGCTGCATATTGACGCCTCGGGTTTCTAAGCACCGCGTCTTTGCCTGGTTCTCTTCGATTGTGCTTCCGGACTCAGCAGTCGTCGCGATCGCTCGATCTGATGACACCATGTTCGGGATTCTGCATTCCCGCTTTCATGAGCTATGGTCGTTACGACTTGGCACTGCCTTGGAAGATCGACCACGGTACACACCGAGCAGTACCTTCGAGACTTTTCCATTTCCCGCTGGCCTGTCTCCTTCCGATACAGAGGGAGAAGACACTGTTGAAGGCGATCTGCGGCTTCCACCGGTCTCAGCGGACGCTCTGCCGGTTGCCCGGACGATTGCGCTTGCCGCGCAACGCTTGAACTCCTTGCGCGAAAACTGGCTCAATCCGACCGATTGGGTTGTCCGCGAGCCTGAGATTTTGAAAGGCTATCCTGAGCGGGTGGTAGCTGCGCCGAATCGTGCCACGGAGCTCGCAAAGAGGACATTGACAAATCTGTACAACCTGAACCCGCCTTGGCTCAGGAGCGCGCACGAAGCGTTGGACAAAGCTGTCGCTTCGGCCTATGGGTGGATGGATTATGGCCCGGAAATGAATGAGGGCGAGATCTTGCGACGCCTTGCGGGCTTGAATGCCAGTCGTTCGAAAAGCAGCGGATCAGTCAGTGCCACAGCCGCTACGCTAGTTGAAAATGAAGAGGACTGA
- a CDS encoding type II toxin-antitoxin system RelE/ParE family toxin has product MTTEVEFTDEFEAWWLGLDEDEQESVAAYVKLLEQQGTDLKFPYCSGIKTSRHGHMRELRVQHQGRPLRILYAFDTRRAAILLIGGDKTGQDDWYNKFVPLADKLYDTHMAEIAPEMKQGRMKHGS; this is encoded by the coding sequence ATGACCACCGAGGTTGAGTTCACCGATGAGTTTGAGGCATGGTGGCTTGGCCTCGATGAGGACGAGCAAGAGTCCGTGGCCGCCTACGTAAAGTTGCTGGAGCAACAGGGGACAGATCTGAAGTTTCCGTACTGCTCTGGGATTAAGACGTCTAGGCACGGGCACATGCGAGAGCTGCGAGTGCAACATCAGGGGCGGCCGCTGCGAATCTTATATGCCTTCGATACGCGACGAGCGGCAATTTTGCTTATCGGCGGTGATAAGACCGGCCAGGATGATTGGTATAACAAATTTGTGCCGTTGGCTGACAAACTGTACGACACTCATATGGCCGAGATTGCCCCTGAAATGAAACAAGGACGTATGAAACATGGCTCGTAA
- a CDS encoding DUF4902 domain-containing protein: MTSPLLHPVRGPSPDGYVRLSESALAALVLDHVASGLDASLLAELRDSAIDARLAGYTEWHRPASAGVAYLTVGWDWYLERATGTFVIAGGDVRSNIMAVDAAGADLGMFRTAATLAARLAHIDWPAAVASSLLDRNDAYHAGPTLQ, from the coding sequence ATGACTTCACCTTTGTTGCATCCGGTCCGCGGCCCGTCTCCGGACGGCTACGTGCGCCTGTCCGAAAGCGCACTGGCCGCGCTCGTGCTCGACCACGTCGCGAGCGGCCTCGATGCTTCGCTGCTCGCTGAACTCCGCGACAGCGCCATCGACGCGCGTCTGGCCGGCTACACCGAATGGCATCGCCCGGCCAGTGCCGGCGTCGCATACCTGACGGTCGGCTGGGACTGGTATCTCGAGCGCGCGACGGGCACGTTCGTGATCGCGGGCGGCGACGTTCGCAGCAACATCATGGCCGTCGACGCCGCCGGCGCCGATCTCGGCATGTTCCGCACTGCTGCCACGCTCGCTGCGCGGCTCGCACATATCGACTGGCCGGCCGCGGTCGCGTCGTCGCTGCTCGATCGCAACGACGCCTATCATGCCGGTCCCACGCTCCAGTGA